In Streptomyces chartreusis NRRL 3882, the following are encoded in one genomic region:
- a CDS encoding MFS transporter, with protein sequence MSIARRLGRRARPYHALVAGALLTALGQGMYSAAGIIYFTRVLGLSVGQVGLALSVAGAMGFLAAVPLGRLIDEIGARRTAVALQLAKAVLVAALATIESFWLFLVAAALLGAATRGGQVAWQALVADVVGADQRVRVQALTRSAFNAGVSVGVLAAAPVIALTDRGPFVAMLLGVAVCYLLVSQVTARLPVPHQQVRKDVAVPPARPGTDFVLLGFVTGFLGLHISILEIAIPLWVVQRTGTHGSVVSLLLFVNTVLVITTQVPLSRWSKSVPGATASLAVSGVVVAGSCAVFALTQGLDGGTAIALLIAATVLLTLGEVVQSAASWGLGFELSPIGGRGGHLGAFSLGAALQDVVGPGLVTFVVIQHAPTGWWLLAGALVTSGLVAIPLARRAHRQLIARTVAAAQSGGAAEQAPLKGGTTS encoded by the coding sequence GTGAGCATCGCGCGACGACTCGGACGAAGAGCCCGGCCGTACCACGCCCTGGTCGCGGGCGCGTTGCTCACGGCGCTGGGCCAGGGCATGTACTCGGCGGCGGGCATCATCTACTTCACCCGGGTGCTGGGGCTCTCGGTGGGCCAGGTGGGCCTGGCGCTGTCCGTGGCCGGCGCCATGGGCTTCCTGGCCGCCGTGCCGCTGGGCCGGCTCATCGACGAGATCGGCGCGCGGCGCACCGCGGTGGCGCTGCAACTCGCCAAGGCCGTCCTGGTGGCCGCGCTGGCGACGATCGAGTCCTTCTGGCTGTTCCTGGTGGCCGCCGCGCTGCTGGGTGCGGCCACCCGTGGCGGCCAGGTCGCCTGGCAGGCGCTGGTCGCGGACGTGGTGGGAGCGGATCAGCGGGTGCGGGTGCAGGCGCTGACCCGCAGCGCCTTCAACGCCGGTGTCTCCGTGGGCGTGCTGGCCGCCGCTCCCGTCATCGCGCTCACCGACCGCGGTCCGTTCGTGGCCATGCTGCTGGGCGTGGCGGTGTGCTACCTGCTGGTGTCCCAGGTGACCGCCCGGCTGCCGGTGCCCCACCAGCAGGTCCGCAAGGACGTCGCCGTGCCGCCCGCCAGGCCCGGCACCGACTTCGTGCTCCTGGGGTTCGTGACCGGATTCCTCGGGCTGCACATCAGCATCCTGGAGATCGCGATCCCCCTGTGGGTGGTCCAGCGGACCGGCACCCACGGCTCCGTGGTCTCCCTCCTGCTCTTCGTCAACACCGTCCTCGTCATCACGACCCAGGTTCCGCTCAGCCGCTGGTCGAAGTCCGTGCCCGGGGCGACCGCCTCGCTCGCGGTCTCGGGCGTCGTCGTCGCGGGGTCCTGTGCCGTCTTCGCCCTCACCCAGGGCCTCGACGGCGGGACGGCGATCGCCCTGCTCATCGCCGCGACCGTCCTGCTCACGCTGGGCGAGGTCGTCCAGTCGGCGGCGAGCTGGGGCCTCGGCTTCGAGCTCTCGCCGATCGGCGGGCGCGGCGGTCACCTCGGCGCGTTCTCGCTGGGCGCGGCCCTCCAGGACGTGGTAGGGCCGGGACTGGTCACCTTCGTCGTGATCCAGCACGCCCCGACGGGCTGGTGGCTGCTGGCCGGCGCGCTGGTCACGAGCGGCCTCGTGGCGATCCCGCTGGCCCGCCGGGCGCACCGGCAACTGATCGCACGGACGGTGGCCGCCGCGCAGAGCGGTGGCGCCGCGGAACAGGCACCCCTCAAAGGAGGCACCACCTCATGA
- a CDS encoding alpha/beta fold hydrolase yields MSPEQRTVRETEEIICGVWSRLLDTDVLPTDDFFEIGGDSLLVVEVLLDLRGHGLDLKAAAVFRHPTPAALARYLADANPPEPAAATQAPPDLFLSADDLWSTHRSTWAPDAPRCLFPLVREGDGEPLFIVHWGNDAGFVWSSTSAWGAGRPVYGFEAPGFRGDIRPVTTVADMVDRYLVELLEQQPEGPYHLAGHCHGAVVAYELARRLRARGQEVAVLAMVKPSALERFVSYGWGLDEITRYRLESLAAQFSLVGDESLDEVFSRMRKEGWYDDRLGPQDLPRLQVQWSALALALHQYEPRPYDGPVLIVQDVKDREDTERNWLSVLPQAETLWVDHGVDLPRPTLRDPEVVALIREKLTRRAG; encoded by the coding sequence ATGAGTCCCGAGCAGCGCACGGTCCGCGAGACCGAGGAGATCATCTGCGGCGTCTGGAGCCGGCTGCTGGACACCGACGTGCTGCCGACGGACGACTTCTTCGAGATCGGGGGCGACTCGCTGCTGGTGGTGGAGGTCCTCCTGGATCTTCGCGGGCACGGTCTCGACCTGAAGGCCGCGGCCGTGTTCAGGCACCCCACCCCGGCCGCGCTGGCCCGGTACCTGGCGGACGCGAACCCGCCGGAGCCGGCCGCCGCCACGCAGGCCCCACCGGATCTCTTCCTCAGTGCCGACGACCTCTGGAGCACCCACCGCAGCACCTGGGCCCCGGACGCGCCGCGCTGCCTCTTCCCCCTGGTGCGCGAGGGCGACGGTGAGCCCCTGTTCATCGTCCACTGGGGCAACGACGCGGGATTCGTGTGGAGTTCGACCAGTGCCTGGGGTGCCGGGCGCCCGGTGTACGGCTTCGAGGCGCCCGGGTTCCGGGGTGACATCCGGCCGGTCACCACGGTCGCCGACATGGTGGACCGCTACCTGGTGGAGCTGCTGGAGCAGCAGCCGGAGGGGCCCTACCACCTGGCGGGGCACTGCCACGGGGCCGTGGTCGCCTACGAGTTGGCCCGCCGGCTGCGGGCCAGGGGCCAGGAGGTGGCCGTCCTGGCGATGGTGAAGCCCTCAGCGCTGGAACGGTTCGTCAGCTACGGCTGGGGCCTGGACGAGATCACCCGGTACCGCCTGGAGTCCCTGGCCGCCCAGTTCTCCCTCGTGGGCGACGAGAGCCTCGACGAGGTGTTCTCCCGGATGCGCAAGGAGGGCTGGTACGACGACCGGCTCGGTCCGCAGGACCTGCCGCGCCTCCAGGTGCAGTGGTCGGCGCTCGCCCTGGCCCTGCACCAGTACGAGCCCCGGCCCTACGACGGACCCGTGCTGATCGTGCAGGACGTCAAGGACCGCGAGGACACGGAGCGCAACTGGCTCTCGGTGCTGCCGCAAGCCGAGACCCTCTGGGTCGACCACGGCGTGGACCTGCCCCGCCCGACGCTCCGTGATCCCGAGGTCGTCGCCCTCATCAGGGAGAAGCTGACCCGGCGAGCCGGCTGA
- a CDS encoding ATP-grasp domain-containing protein, producing the protein MSLAIVFEQAAATAGELVTSLESYGDLLFLVGDDPYARRCVPLLESAGTVVALTGDPAGDAAGLRAAGVTGLVAFGDWGVEVGAALAAELDLPFHDRPTARALTDKDVQRRLLDEAGVAGARHRLVETPADWDTAVRGLAFPLVVKPSRGKGSRNTSLVRHEAEGRDLVARLLDRDRTGHETRLVVEEYLAGGDTAPYGDYVSVESVCSAGSVRHVGVTGKLPLAYPFRETGQFHPAVLPSPLLRDVLELAEAALRALGCAYGVTHTEIKLTDRGPRVLEVNGRLGGNIAELYRRALGIDMIRVAADAALGVTPDLDVTVRDGIHFQYYNQPPLGVTRLTAVEGTRSLRPHPHIETYSQFVKPGSALPDDMRSLFLDRIAGSAGSPQEMWRALDDCLPRLRFTFEGPQGETVADGALLRKLNAQGPSVD; encoded by the coding sequence ATGAGTCTCGCCATCGTCTTCGAGCAGGCCGCCGCGACCGCGGGCGAGCTGGTGACCTCGCTGGAGTCGTACGGGGACCTCCTGTTCCTGGTGGGCGACGACCCCTATGCGCGGCGGTGCGTCCCGTTGCTGGAGTCGGCCGGCACCGTCGTGGCGCTGACCGGCGACCCGGCCGGGGACGCGGCCGGCCTCAGGGCCGCCGGGGTGACCGGCCTCGTCGCGTTCGGGGACTGGGGAGTGGAGGTGGGGGCGGCGCTGGCCGCGGAACTGGACCTGCCGTTCCACGACCGGCCCACCGCGCGGGCGCTCACCGACAAGGACGTCCAGCGCCGGCTCCTCGACGAGGCAGGGGTGGCCGGTGCCCGGCACCGGCTGGTGGAGACGCCCGCCGACTGGGACACCGCAGTCCGGGGCCTCGCCTTCCCCCTGGTCGTCAAGCCCAGCCGGGGCAAGGGCAGCCGGAACACGTCCCTCGTCCGTCACGAGGCGGAAGGCCGTGACCTGGTGGCCCGGTTGCTCGACCGGGACCGGACCGGCCACGAGACGCGGCTGGTTGTCGAGGAGTACCTCGCCGGCGGCGACACGGCCCCGTACGGCGACTACGTGTCCGTGGAGTCCGTGTGCTCGGCCGGTTCCGTCCGGCATGTCGGCGTCACCGGCAAACTGCCCCTGGCGTACCCCTTCCGGGAGACCGGCCAGTTCCACCCGGCGGTCCTGCCCTCTCCCCTGCTGCGCGACGTCCTGGAGCTGGCCGAGGCGGCGCTGCGCGCCCTGGGGTGCGCGTACGGCGTCACCCACACGGAGATCAAGCTGACCGACCGGGGTCCTCGTGTGCTGGAGGTGAACGGACGGCTGGGCGGCAACATCGCCGAGCTCTACCGGCGGGCCCTCGGCATCGACATGATCAGGGTGGCCGCCGACGCCGCCCTGGGGGTGACGCCGGACCTGGACGTGACCGTGCGCGACGGCATCCACTTCCAGTACTACAACCAGCCGCCGCTCGGCGTCACCCGGCTGACGGCCGTGGAGGGCACGCGGTCGCTGCGGCCGCACCCGCACATCGAGACGTACAGCCAGTTCGTCAAGCCGGGCAGCGCCCTGCCGGACGACATGCGGTCGCTCTTCCTGGACCGGATCGCCGGGTCCGCGGGCTCGCCGCAGGAGATGTGGCGCGCCCTCGACGACTGTCTGCCCCGGCTGCGGTTCACCTTCGAGGGGCCCCAGGGGGAGACGGTGGCCGACGGCGCGCTGCTCAGGAAGCTCAACGCCCAGGGGCCGTCCGTCGACTGA
- a CDS encoding amidohydrolase family protein, which yields MEPNLREPNPTAAELVVEDVSVVDVVAGSVRHGLDVRVDGAGIIAAVTPHEPSAAPESPTARRLDGRGKYLVPGLIDSHVHIAFNGFLDVRPDFTRTLKQFLLHGVTSVVDFFTAGGDFPGSSAETVRDDVNAGRFLGPRMLTSYGCLNAPGGFCDCSVGDAASAVVTEEDVVREMDRITAVRPDFVKIVYDDVFGTLPNLTKEMLGELVASAHARGFRAAVHVASGQHAADAVEVGADIIGHGIVDDVPDGLIPQLVDRGIMVIPTLASYESRSLERWRIALPPDSPPEVVDRYVRTRHSLYEKNGQLPLYREAFEQSLKVLGQMVDSGVTVVAGSDAGTWYTFPGDSLLRELALYTQAGLAPARALRMATSDAAAAWGFADERGTVEVGKQADLLLVDADPLADIEALRSRSAVVLGGQVLDLDALAADVVGGPVLSAPDLGDEVPCSPHHLRRKPTSTG from the coding sequence ATGGAACCGAACCTGAGGGAACCGAACCCGACGGCAGCGGAGCTGGTCGTCGAGGACGTCTCCGTCGTCGACGTCGTGGCCGGATCGGTCCGGCACGGACTCGACGTCCGGGTCGACGGCGCCGGGATCATCGCCGCCGTGACGCCCCACGAGCCGTCCGCCGCACCCGAGAGTCCCACGGCCCGCCGCCTCGACGGGCGGGGCAAGTACCTCGTGCCCGGCCTCATCGACTCGCACGTGCACATCGCCTTCAACGGATTCCTCGACGTACGGCCCGACTTCACCCGCACGCTCAAGCAGTTCCTGCTGCACGGCGTGACGAGCGTGGTCGACTTCTTCACGGCCGGCGGCGACTTCCCCGGCTCCTCCGCGGAGACCGTGCGTGACGACGTGAACGCGGGCCGCTTCCTCGGCCCGCGCATGCTCACCTCCTACGGCTGCCTCAACGCCCCGGGCGGCTTCTGCGACTGCTCCGTCGGCGACGCCGCGTCCGCCGTCGTCACGGAGGAGGACGTCGTCCGGGAGATGGACCGCATCACGGCGGTCCGGCCCGACTTCGTCAAGATCGTCTACGACGACGTGTTCGGCACCCTGCCCAACCTGACCAAGGAGATGCTGGGCGAACTCGTCGCGTCGGCACACGCGCGCGGCTTCCGCGCGGCCGTCCACGTCGCCTCCGGGCAGCACGCCGCGGACGCCGTCGAGGTCGGCGCCGACATCATCGGCCACGGCATCGTCGACGACGTACCCGACGGCCTGATACCCCAGCTCGTCGACCGCGGCATCATGGTGATCCCGACGCTGGCCTCCTACGAGTCCCGGTCGCTGGAGCGATGGCGCATCGCGCTGCCCCCGGACTCGCCCCCCGAGGTGGTCGACCGCTACGTCAGGACGCGGCACAGCCTGTACGAGAAGAACGGTCAGCTCCCGCTCTACCGCGAGGCGTTCGAGCAGTCGCTGAAGGTGCTCGGGCAGATGGTGGACAGCGGGGTCACGGTCGTGGCCGGCTCGGACGCGGGCACCTGGTACACCTTCCCCGGCGACTCCCTGCTGCGCGAGCTGGCGCTGTACACGCAGGCCGGTCTCGCCCCCGCGCGAGCCCTGCGCATGGCCACCAGCGACGCCGCGGCGGCGTGGGGCTTCGCCGACGAGCGCGGCACCGTCGAAGTGGGCAAGCAGGCCGACCTCCTGCTGGTCGACGCCGACCCGCTGGCGGACATCGAGGCGCTGCGGAGCAGGTCGGCGGTGGTGCTCGGCGGACAGGTGCTGGATCTCGACGCCCTCGCCGCGGACGTCGTCGGCGGACCTGTGCTGTCGGCACCGGACCTGGGCGACGAGGTGCCGTGCAGCCCGCACCACCTGCGCAGGAAGCCCACGTCGACCGGCTGA
- a CDS encoding aldo/keto reductase, whose protein sequence is MGCWAVGGPFWSGDKPFGWGSVDDEESAAAIRRALDLGVTFFDTADVYGAGHGERVLGKALAGHRDEVLIATKWGNVFDETTRQIVGRDTTPGYVRRALEASLRRLGTDHVDLYQLHIGQVSPRQAEDLTGVLEDLVAEGGIRAYGWSTDDPALPPALAGPHFAAVQHEVNVLRDAPEMLALTGRRGWTSICRGPLAMGLLSPKYTADTRLSREDVRGDEPEWLVYFSDGRPDPQWLRRRDAVREVLTSGGRTLVQGALAWLWARAPHCLPVPGFRTAAQVEENAGALAHGALTPAELRDIDRILGRAVPLGHDSSV, encoded by the coding sequence ATGGGCTGCTGGGCCGTCGGCGGCCCCTTCTGGTCCGGTGACAAGCCCTTCGGCTGGGGCTCGGTCGACGACGAGGAGTCCGCGGCGGCCATCCGCCGCGCCCTCGACCTGGGCGTGACGTTCTTCGACACCGCGGACGTCTACGGCGCCGGGCACGGCGAACGCGTCCTCGGCAAGGCCCTGGCCGGGCACCGGGACGAGGTGCTGATCGCCACGAAGTGGGGCAACGTCTTCGACGAGACGACCCGTCAGATCGTCGGCCGGGACACCACGCCCGGCTATGTCCGCCGGGCACTCGAGGCGTCGCTGCGCCGGCTCGGCACCGACCACGTCGACCTGTACCAACTGCACATCGGCCAGGTGAGCCCCCGGCAGGCCGAGGACCTCACCGGCGTGCTGGAGGACCTGGTCGCCGAGGGCGGCATCCGCGCCTACGGATGGAGCACCGACGACCCGGCCCTGCCGCCGGCACTGGCCGGGCCCCACTTCGCCGCCGTACAGCACGAGGTGAACGTCCTCAGGGACGCACCGGAGATGCTCGCGCTGACCGGGCGCCGGGGCTGGACGAGCATCTGCCGGGGGCCGCTGGCCATGGGGCTGCTGAGCCCGAAGTACACCGCGGACACGCGCCTGAGCCGCGAGGACGTACGGGGCGACGAGCCCGAATGGCTCGTGTACTTCTCGGACGGCCGTCCCGACCCGCAGTGGCTCCGGCGCCGCGACGCGGTGCGCGAGGTCCTGACCTCCGGCGGACGCACCCTGGTCCAGGGGGCCCTCGCCTGGCTCTGGGCACGGGCGCCGCACTGCCTGCCCGTCCCCGGCTTCCGCACCGCGGCGCAGGTCGAGGAGAATGCCGGGGCGCTGGCGCACGGCGCGCTCACACCCGCGGAACTCCGGGACATCGACCGGATACTCGGCCGCGCGGTCCCCCTCGGCCACGACTCGTCCGTCTGA
- a CDS encoding thiamine pyrophosphate-dependent enzyme has product MAHAPAAATVAEHMAAQLVAEGVEVVFTVPGEQIDPLMGAIARTDIRIVPARHEQAAAFMAYGYARSTGRIGVHAVISGPGVLHSTAGLALGYSGDARMLCLAGQIPTKALGRGFGVPHEIPDQLGVLKAVTGWAGRVETPESVTSVLGAAFHRLRTGRPRPVAVEVPADVLSAPVTAPDTWTDPESDRSPDPGAVEAALQLLESARAPMVFVGSGARGCPAEITRLAERLRAPVTSELGGRGIVSDDHDLSIAYPAAHRLWPRADVVLAIGTRFMRPQVEWGLDDRVKVIRVDLDAEEIERVAPPEVALVADAAETVRALLDGLGDLDDREAWLAEVKEAQRGVEADLARLVPQVDFLRAMRGALPRDGFFVDELTQVGYTARVAFPVYRPSTYVPATYQGGLGFGFATALGVQVAHPGRPVLSVSGDGGFLYTATELATAVQHDIPVVAVVFNDNCYANIARSQRSLLGMTVATDLHNPDFVALAESFGARGVLADGPGELAAAIEDAFRRADGPTVIEVPVGEMPSPWSLIRLPRVR; this is encoded by the coding sequence ATGGCGCATGCGCCGGCCGCGGCGACCGTCGCGGAACACATGGCCGCACAGCTCGTGGCCGAGGGCGTGGAGGTGGTCTTCACCGTTCCCGGTGAACAGATCGACCCACTGATGGGCGCCATCGCCAGGACGGACATCCGCATCGTGCCCGCCCGGCACGAGCAGGCCGCCGCTTTCATGGCCTACGGCTACGCCCGGTCGACCGGGCGGATCGGCGTGCACGCCGTCATCTCGGGGCCCGGCGTGCTGCATTCGACCGCCGGCCTCGCCCTGGGTTACTCGGGCGACGCCCGCATGCTCTGCCTCGCCGGTCAGATCCCGACGAAAGCGCTCGGGCGCGGCTTCGGCGTCCCGCACGAGATCCCGGACCAGCTCGGGGTCCTCAAGGCGGTCACCGGATGGGCGGGCCGGGTGGAGACGCCCGAGTCGGTGACCAGCGTCCTCGGCGCGGCCTTCCACCGCCTGCGCACCGGGCGCCCCCGGCCCGTGGCCGTCGAGGTACCGGCCGATGTGCTGTCCGCTCCCGTCACCGCACCCGACACCTGGACGGATCCGGAGTCCGACCGGTCGCCCGATCCGGGTGCCGTCGAGGCCGCGCTGCAACTGCTGGAGTCCGCCCGGGCGCCGATGGTGTTCGTGGGCAGCGGGGCGCGGGGCTGCCCCGCTGAGATCACCCGGCTCGCCGAGCGCCTCCGAGCACCCGTCACCTCCGAGCTGGGCGGTCGTGGCATCGTGAGCGACGACCACGACCTCTCGATCGCGTACCCGGCCGCGCACCGGCTGTGGCCCCGGGCGGACGTCGTCCTCGCCATCGGCACACGCTTCATGCGGCCGCAGGTCGAATGGGGACTCGACGACCGGGTGAAGGTGATACGGGTCGACCTCGACGCCGAGGAGATCGAGCGGGTGGCGCCGCCCGAGGTCGCCCTCGTCGCCGACGCGGCCGAGACGGTGCGGGCCCTGCTGGACGGGCTCGGCGACCTCGACGACCGGGAAGCGTGGCTGGCCGAGGTGAAGGAGGCCCAGCGTGGCGTCGAGGCCGATCTCGCCCGGCTGGTGCCGCAGGTCGATTTCCTCCGGGCGATGCGCGGTGCCCTCCCCCGGGACGGCTTCTTCGTGGACGAGCTGACGCAGGTCGGCTACACCGCGCGGGTGGCGTTCCCGGTGTACCGGCCCTCCACCTATGTGCCGGCCACCTATCAGGGCGGACTGGGGTTCGGCTTCGCCACCGCCCTCGGGGTCCAGGTGGCGCACCCGGGGCGGCCGGTGCTGTCGGTCTCCGGTGACGGCGGCTTCCTCTACACGGCGACGGAACTGGCCACCGCCGTTCAGCACGACATCCCCGTGGTCGCGGTGGTGTTCAACGACAACTGCTACGCGAACATCGCCCGGTCCCAGCGGAGTCTGCTCGGCATGACCGTGGCGACCGACCTGCACAATCCCGACTTCGTGGCGCTCGCCGAGTCCTTCGGCGCGCGCGGGGTCCTGGCCGACGGCCCCGGCGAACTGGCGGCCGCGATCGAGGACGCTTTCCGGCGGGCCGACGGGCCGACGGTGATCGAGGTGCCCGTGGGAGAGATGCCCAGCCCGTGGTCGCTGATCCGTCTGCCCCGCGTCAGGTGA
- the glyA gene encoding serine hydroxymethyltransferase gives MGEQLVAIGQALTERTCADAATARLIEAELARQATTVNLIAAANHLSPAVSAAMHPALESIHCEGYPGRRYHEGQEAADGLERLATERARRLFGTEHANVQPYRGTMANLAAAVAVLEPGDTLLGLETAAGGHYTTGGSLHLIGRMFRVVPYEVAADTGELDYDAIEAAAREERPRAIFCGDTSYPRLWDYAALRSIADAVGAVLVADVSQSAGLIAGGAIPSPAPHADIMTAATYKTLRGPRAGLILTKKRYAKAVDRAVYPVCQGGTNVRVLAGIATALGEALTDGFRAYSRQVVENSRVLAGELAFLGLDLVTGGTDNHACLVDVRPLGLTGDAAARLLASAGILSNGNQIPHDPNPPRTPSGLRLGTAAVTSLGMTPTGMAEVAELVVRVLRDGPPAVDKVRLRAAEIRRELHRPDDDAWMCADTEDLV, from the coding sequence ATGGGGGAGCAACTTGTAGCGATCGGCCAGGCGCTCACCGAGCGCACCTGTGCCGACGCCGCAACGGCCCGGCTCATCGAGGCCGAACTGGCACGCCAGGCCACCACCGTCAACCTGATCGCGGCCGCCAACCATCTCAGCCCGGCCGTCAGCGCGGCCATGCACCCGGCGCTGGAATCGATCCACTGCGAGGGATACCCCGGGCGCAGGTACCACGAGGGCCAGGAGGCCGCCGACGGACTGGAACGGCTGGCGACCGAGCGGGCCCGCCGCCTGTTCGGCACCGAGCACGCCAATGTGCAGCCGTACCGGGGCACCATGGCGAACCTCGCCGCGGCCGTCGCGGTACTCGAACCCGGTGACACCCTGCTGGGCCTGGAAACCGCCGCAGGCGGCCACTACACGACCGGTGGCTCGCTGCACCTCATCGGCCGGATGTTCCGCGTCGTCCCCTACGAAGTGGCGGCGGACACCGGTGAACTCGACTACGACGCCATCGAGGCCGCCGCTCGCGAGGAGCGCCCGCGCGCCATCTTCTGCGGCGACACCTCCTACCCGCGGCTGTGGGACTACGCGGCACTGCGCTCCATAGCCGATGCCGTGGGCGCGGTCCTCGTCGCGGACGTCTCACAGTCCGCCGGACTCATCGCCGGTGGCGCGATCCCCAGCCCCGCACCGCACGCCGACATCATGACCGCCGCCACGTACAAGACGCTGCGCGGGCCGCGCGCCGGCCTGATCCTGACGAAGAAGCGTTACGCCAAGGCCGTCGACCGGGCCGTCTACCCGGTCTGCCAGGGCGGTACGAACGTCCGGGTCCTGGCCGGCATCGCCACGGCGCTCGGGGAGGCCCTCACCGACGGGTTCCGCGCCTACTCCCGGCAGGTCGTGGAGAACAGCCGGGTGCTCGCCGGTGAACTGGCCTTCCTGGGCCTGGACCTGGTCACCGGCGGCACGGACAACCACGCCTGCCTGGTCGACGTGAGGCCGCTCGGACTCACCGGCGACGCGGCCGCACGGCTGCTGGCGTCGGCGGGCATTCTCTCCAACGGCAACCAGATCCCCCACGACCCGAACCCGCCGCGCACGCCGAGCGGACTGCGCCTGGGGACGGCGGCCGTCACCTCGCTCGGCATGACCCCCACCGGGATGGCGGAGGTCGCGGAACTCGTCGTGCGGGTGCTGCGGGACGGCCCGCCGGCGGTGGACAAGGTCCGCCTGAGAGCGGCGGAGATCCGCCGGGAACTCCACCGGCCGGACGACGACGCGTGGATGTGCGCCGACACGGAGGACCTGGTCTGA
- a CDS encoding pyridoxal phosphate-dependent aminotransferase, whose protein sequence is MVHAQQQSTLAFREALRHMRTQRIVEVNRVCRDYPDAISLCFGESDLPTPAVVRQAAASAMEAGKTLYADRRGIAPLRSAIQAYHKRTHGLDLDSERISATSSGMTSIMIALQCLVEPGDNVVVVAPVWPNVPIAVESMGATVRFVGLDASPEGWSLDLSRVDDACDDRTRAVFVASPGNPTGWTLTSAEQRALLDLARRRGTWVIADEVYNRIVYDGSVATPSFLEVAHDDDALFVVQSFSKTWSMTGWRLGWLVHPAALAHQVGNLSAINSTGSATFVQHAGVAAIHEGEPFVEEMRARCALGRDLVMDALKGNDRFRVPHVPAAFYSFFRIDGVDDDLEYAKQLVARAGVGLAPGTAFGPGYEGYFRICFAQSPERLSKALDRLVAAV, encoded by the coding sequence ATGGTTCACGCTCAGCAGCAGAGCACCCTGGCCTTCCGCGAGGCGCTGCGGCACATGCGCACCCAGCGGATCGTCGAGGTGAACCGCGTCTGCCGCGACTACCCGGACGCGATCAGCCTCTGTTTCGGGGAGTCGGATCTCCCCACACCGGCCGTCGTGCGGCAGGCCGCCGCGTCGGCGATGGAGGCGGGCAAGACGCTCTACGCGGACCGCCGCGGCATCGCCCCGCTGCGCTCGGCGATCCAGGCGTACCACAAGCGCACGCACGGCCTCGACCTCGACTCGGAGCGGATCAGCGCGACGTCGTCGGGCATGACGTCCATCATGATCGCCCTCCAGTGCCTGGTCGAGCCCGGTGACAACGTGGTGGTCGTGGCGCCGGTCTGGCCGAACGTGCCGATCGCCGTGGAGTCCATGGGCGCCACCGTCCGTTTCGTCGGGCTGGACGCCTCGCCCGAGGGGTGGTCCCTGGACCTCTCCAGGGTCGACGACGCCTGCGACGACCGCACCCGCGCCGTGTTCGTCGCCTCGCCCGGCAACCCCACGGGCTGGACCCTGACGTCGGCCGAGCAGCGCGCCCTGCTCGACCTCGCCCGGCGGCGGGGCACCTGGGTCATCGCCGACGAGGTCTACAACCGCATCGTGTACGACGGTTCCGTCGCCACCCCGTCGTTCCTGGAGGTGGCGCACGACGACGACGCGCTGTTCGTCGTGCAGTCCTTCTCCAAGACGTGGTCGATGACGGGCTGGCGCCTAGGCTGGCTGGTGCACCCGGCCGCGCTCGCCCACCAGGTGGGCAACCTCAGCGCCATCAACAGCACCGGCTCCGCGACCTTCGTGCAGCACGCCGGTGTCGCAGCGATCCACGAGGGAGAGCCGTTCGTCGAGGAGATGCGGGCCCGCTGCGCCCTGGGCCGCGACCTCGTCATGGACGCGCTCAAGGGCAACGACCGGTTCCGGGTTCCGCACGTGCCGGCGGCGTTCTACTCGTTCTTCCGGATCGACGGGGTCGACGACGACCTGGAGTACGCCAAGCAACTCGTGGCCCGGGCCGGCGTCGGGCTGGCTCCGGGAACGGCCTTCGGCCCCGGCTACGAGGGGTACTTCCGGATCTGTTTCGCCCAGTCGCCCGAGCGCCTGAGCAAGGCCCTCGACCGGCTCGTCGCCGCCGTGTGA